In one Nicotiana sylvestris chromosome 8, ASM39365v2, whole genome shotgun sequence genomic region, the following are encoded:
- the LOC104233130 gene encoding growth-regulating factor 8: MGNGENTELLDLKMKTTESSPSSYPYKRTMFMSPSSHPHLAAFDKETSSNSTCLADDGGSGGGPGDFVGSDSYAAAALSSRALQPFSCSARESMFLSGKAPFTASQLQEFQRQTIICKYIMASVPVPPQLLLPLSNNPSSAHLPQSNTSGLDLKFSRGSDPEPWRCKRTDGKKWRCTRDVAPDQKYCERHAHKSKPRSRKPVEIHNTNNNNSNNRHPPPPTTRNHHRSLQFPTVQLSEQTRCIEWLGRGDRGGTIPIISCNQQNLQQLMQSSSGMGFNNDHTDLNRRNTPAFQMQDEAKLYPMNNFNQYISNRSSGQTLESSPLKNEECSDSVIASLQGRTTRDFIDAWSKDGLNDGISNNGSFTSLTLSMSGWNHGMDEDNEHAQVSINRMLDSERSSDEVLRSQWLSPVSWMSSTAPGGPLGEALCLGNATNLPSPHGYSNSTANSSCSFNSCENGSHGLDFIG; this comes from the exons ATGGGGAACGGCGAAAACACTGAGCTTCTGGATTTGAAGATGAAAACCACTGAATCATCACCATCTTCATACCCTTATAAAAGAACTATGTTCATGTCCCCCTCTTCTCATCCTCACTTGGCTGCTTTTGATAAAGAGACTAGCAGTAATAGTACTTGTCTTGCTGATGACGGAGGAAGCGGCGGTGGGCCCGGGGATTTTGTGGGGAGCGATAGCTACGCTGCAGCAGCACTTTCATCTAGGGCTTTGCAACCTTTCAGCTGTTCTGCTA GAGAAAGCATGTTTCTTTCTGGAAAAGCTCCTTTTACAGCGTCGCAGCTGCAGGAGTTTCAAAGACAGACAATAATATGCAAATACATAATGGCTTCCGTTCCTGTTCCTCCCCAGCTACTCCTACCTTTGTCTAATAATCCATCTTCAGCTCACCTCCCTCAATCTAACA CATCGGGTTTGGATTTGAAGTTCTCAAGAGGGTCAGATCCAGAGCCATGGAGGTGTAAGAGAACAGACGGTAAAAAATGGAGGTGCACAAGGGATGTAGCTCCTGATCAGAAATATTGTGAGCGTCATGCTCATAAAAGCAAACCCCGTTCAAGAAAGCCTGTGGAAATTcacaataccaacaacaacaattccAATAATCGACACCCTCCTCCTCCTACTACTCGCAACCACCACCGCTCTTTACAATTTCCAACTGTGCAACTCTCTGAACAAACCAG GTGCATTGAGTGGTTAGGGAGAGGAGACCGAGGTGGCACTATCCCTATCATTAGTTGTAACCAGCAAAATTTGCAGCAACTCATGCAATCATCTTCTGGAATGGGATTCAACAATGACCACACGGACCTTAACAGAAGAAATACACCAGCATTTCAAATGCAAGACGAGGCAAAATTATATCCTATGAACAACTTTAATCAGTACATATCAAATAGGAGTAGTGGCCAGACATTGGAAAGTAGTCCTCTAAAGAATGAAGAGTGTAGTGACTCGGTAATTGCCTCATTACAGGGAAGAACGACTAGGGATTTCATCGATGCTTGGTCAAAAGACGGACTTAATGATGGTATAAGCAACAACGGGTCTTTTACTTCGCTAACGTTATCAATGTCTGGTTGGAATCATGGAATGGATGAGGATAACGAACATGCGCAAGTGAGCATTAATAGAATGCTGGATTCcgagagaagtagtgacgaggttttgAGGTCACAGTGGCTTAGCCCTGTTTCTTGGATGAGTTCAACAGCACCAGGAGGTCCTTTAGGTGAAGCATTGTGTCTTGGAAATGCTACTAATTTACCTTCACCTCATGGCTATAGCAATAGTACTGCTAACAGTAGTTGCAGCTTCAATTCCTGTGAGAATGGTAGCCATGGACTCGACTTCATCGGCTGA